Part of the Bacteroidia bacterium genome is shown below.
CCTGCATAAGTCCTGAAGCGCCTTATCCATGGATGCCGCGTCGGGAAATACTTCGGCATACAATCCGTGCTCCTTCGCCCATAACGCACTTTGCCAGGCAGTGGCATTGATGGAAAGCTGTGCATATGCCGCAACACCCGTTTTTCTTTCTACGGCCGGACCAATCACAAACGGCCCGATGCCGATCGCCAGCTCACTTAGTTTTACCTGCGCCGATTCTACCGCAAAGGTGTAATCTCCGGCGCTGGCAATCCCAACGCCGCCGCCCACCGCTTTACCCTGTACCCTCACCAGCACAAACTTGGGTGCCTTACGCATGGCGTTGATCACACCTGAGAATCCGCTGAAGAATGTTTTACCGGCCTCCGCGTCGTGAATCGCCGCCAGCTCATCAAACGAAGCACCCGCACAAAATGCTTTCTCCCCCTCGCTGCGGACAAGTATCACCTTTACAGAATTATTCTTTCCGGCCGATTCAATCGCACCCGACAGCTGACGCAGTATAGAACCCGGAAGGGAATTGCTCTGCGGATGAAAGAAGGTGATGATCCCAACACCGTCCCTGATTTCTGTACCTACAAATGCTTCCATTCTTCGAAAGTACTAAATTAAAAAACCCGGAGACTTTCATCCCCGGGCCCCAAAAAACAAACCTGTTATTCCATTCTGCCGTTCTGAGCGGTATGCCTTCAAACGGATTAATTGCCCTTAAAAGAAGGAATCTTCCCCTCCTTGATGAGCTTCTTCGTATTCTTTTTATGCTCCTCGTAATTCCCAAAACATAATGCATCCAGCATCTCCTTCTTCGTCATCACCGGGTTCCCCAACTCCTTCCGGATCTGCTCTCCGCAACGCTCTACAAACTTCTCAAAACGCTCCGGCGCCCAAATGTAATCACGCTTCATCCAGTCGGGCTTCGTACGGTCAATCTGAAATTCATTCGGCAGATCGCCGTTGATCTTTCCTTTTACGGATAAACCTTCGTATTTTTTCGGAAGGCCGCGCATGTCAAAAATAAATGGCCGGGATATGTTGATCACATGGGTGCGTTTTTTTGGATCAACCATCTGCAATCCCTCCACTTTCAACCCCTTCTTCTTAAGGGGCGAAACTTTGTCCTCAAACCGTTTGAGAATGTCGTACATGATTAAAAGTATTAAAGGGGCTACGAAGTTATACCGAAAAAAAGTGCCGGAATAAACTATTATACCAGCATGCAAATTTACGCCATAAATGCTCTGAATGAGCAGATGAAGCGACTAATTTCAACGCTTAAGTAGGAGGCTTGAACTTTCGGATCAGTTCATTCTTGCTGGTGTCGTAATTCGTTGAAAATAAGATAGATATGATTAATTTCGGGCTGATTTTTTTCCCTCCCCCGCCCTTATTGTCTGATAGGGCTTAATTGGAAATCAGCCATAAAGCCTGTAGTTTTAAAGTTAAGTTAATGTTCATGGTGAGATCTTTACTTTTCGCGTTTCTTTTTTCATCTGCATTTCTTCATGCCCAGCAGGGTTGGGGCTGGTATCAGCGGTCGAATATTCCGGCTCCCGGAAGGCACCGTTCGGTAGCCATCACCATCGGAAACAAAGTGTATACCGGTCTCGGTCATGTGAACGCCGTAGTGGATATCCTTTACGGCGACTGGTGGGAGTTTGATCCGGGATCCAACTCCTGGACACAAAAGGCAAATTACGCCGGCGGACCTACCCACCATTCATTCGCATTTACTATTGGCAATAAAGGATATGTTGGAACCGGGCGAATAGCAACCGGCGCTAATACAACGGCCTTTTACTGCTATGATCCTCTTACAAACACCTGGAGTACCAAAGCGCCCTTTGGCGGCTTGGCCCGGCGTGGTGCAGTGGGATTCTCCATCGGGAATAAGGGATACGCCGGAACCGGAAATACCAGCATGAGCGGATACAGCAACGATTTTTGGGAATACGATCCGGCCGGGGATTTCTGGGTGCAGCGGGCCTTCTTTCCGCCCGGCGGCCGTTTCGCCTGCGTTGGATTTTCAATAGGCTCCAAAGGCTATATCGGAACCGGAGAGCAGTCTACTCCTCCCGCCGGAAGCAAGAATGATCTTTGGGAGTACGATCCCGCTACAAATCAGTGGATACAAAAGGCGAATGTTCCCGGACCTAATCGTCTTGCGGCATGCGGTTTTTCCTGCAATGGAAAGGGACTTGTGGGTACAGGCGAAGATTTCCAGAGCGGAAATAATTTTTCAGATTTCCATTGCTTCGATCCTGCAACCAATACCTGGACTACACTGAATGAATTTGAAGGAATTTCCCGGCGCTACATGGTGGGAAGCGGAGTGGGCACGCATGCATTCGTGGGATGGGGTACCAACGGAACAAATTTTAATGACTGGTGGGAACTTGGTTATATGTCGGGGTCGGATGAATTCTTAATTGCAAAGATGGAATGTTATCCCAACCCCGCAACGGATATCATCACCCTGAAAAATGTTCGGGGCGCTCAACTCAGAATTTTGGGATTAAAAGGTGAAAATGTCATGACTGTTCAAGCGGGCCATGACGAGGAGGTAGTCATTGATGTCCGCCACTTAAGAAGGGGTGTGTATGTTATTTCTGTGGAGCATCCCGGAGAGACGGTTCAAACCATCAAACTCGTAAAGCAGTGAAAGGTGTAAGCGCGTGTATCTTTTTCCTCTGTGCTGTTCTTGGCGCAACGGCGAATAACGACTGGATAAAAAAAGAGGCGTTCGGAGGCGGCAAACGCGAACGCCTCGTTAGTTTTTCTATCGGTGGCCGTGGCTACGCTTGTATGGGACAAGACACGGCGGAGATGTTACACCGCGATCTCTGGGAATACGATCCTTCGGTTGATTCATGGACGCAGAAAGCAAACTGTCCGGGTATTCCACGCAGAAATGCCTGTGTTTTTGTGATTGGCACCAGTGCGTATGTGGGAACCGGGATGGACAATGCACTGGCTTCTATTGGAAATACGCTGAGCGACTTTTGGGAATATTCACCGCTGACCAATACCTGGTTGCAGCGGGCATCTTGTCCGATCGGTGGCGGCTGGGGCGCCTATTATTGCTCGGCGTTTTCGATCAATGGTAAGGGCTATGTGGTTTGCGGAAAACTTGGTCCTTCCCAGTACACCAATCAGTGCTGGGAATTTACTCCGTCTACCAATTCATGGCTTCAGAGATCATCCTTCCCCGGCTCTGTTCGTTACGGAACCTATCATTTTGTTCTGAATAACATGGCTTATGTGGGCATGGGTGCGGATGAGAATGCATTTGCGTCGGATATATGGGCTTATAACCCGTCAATGAATTCCTGGTCGTCCATTGGAAATTTTCCCGCCGCCGCCCGCTTCAGCGGTCATGGTTTCGCTTTGCTGGGGAAGGGATATATACTCATGGGCACAGACGGTGGTTACAAGGACGAGCTTTTCGAATACGATCCGCAGTTCAACAGCTGGGTGCAGCGGAAAAGCTTTGAGGGAGGAGGAAGAAGAAACGCCATCTGTTTTGTGATCGGCAACCGTGCGTACGCCGGCGCGGGTAAAGGTTCTACCGGATGCCGCAGAGATTTTTGGGAGTACACCCCTTTTGCCCCTCTGAGCGTAACGGAGTTTTCGTCCGGCGATTTCCCCGCTAAATTATTTCCTAACCCTGTTGAAACCACCGCAACACTGGATCTCCGGCT
Proteins encoded:
- a CDS encoding enoyl-CoA hydratase/isomerase family protein, with product MEAFVGTEIRDGVGIITFFHPQSNSLPGSILRQLSGAIESAGKNNSVKVILVRSEGEKAFCAGASFDELAAIHDAEAGKTFFSGFSGVINAMRKAPKFVLVRVQGKAVGGGVGIASAGDYTFAVESAQVKLSELAIGIGPFVIGPAVERKTGVAAYAQLSINATAWQSALWAKEHGLYAEVFPDAASMDKALQDLCRQLTSSSPEAMAELKKVMWEGTEHWDKLLSERAAMSGRLVLSDFTRNAIAKFKAK
- a CDS encoding T9SS type A sorting domain-containing protein, producing the protein MVRSLLFAFLFSSAFLHAQQGWGWYQRSNIPAPGRHRSVAITIGNKVYTGLGHVNAVVDILYGDWWEFDPGSNSWTQKANYAGGPTHHSFAFTIGNKGYVGTGRIATGANTTAFYCYDPLTNTWSTKAPFGGLARRGAVGFSIGNKGYAGTGNTSMSGYSNDFWEYDPAGDFWVQRAFFPPGGRFACVGFSIGSKGYIGTGEQSTPPAGSKNDLWEYDPATNQWIQKANVPGPNRLAACGFSCNGKGLVGTGEDFQSGNNFSDFHCFDPATNTWTTLNEFEGISRRYMVGSGVGTHAFVGWGTNGTNFNDWWELGYMSGSDEFLIAKMECYPNPATDIITLKNVRGAQLRILGLKGENVMTVQAGHDEEVVIDVRHLRRGVYVISVEHPGETVQTIKLVKQ